A genomic window from Desulfovibrio gilichinskyi includes:
- a CDS encoding tetratricopeptide repeat protein: MASNYDQIVRDYFEGRSGYTILLSDEPSFYKLLRGTLYKILAIRRDCLSYFQDQSAAMSDIQNKAGEGLPVLVFVERLLKGKSTADFIQNTRQLFPNVKIIVLTGETSEDELIFLHEIGVNNIITKPVSVDSLVQKLAFTIKPQGKLNQLVQVGKELLRKGELEKVMHVSAKILEIKPDSPAALMLLGDALSGLGRRSEALKAFLKAHEQSTVFMEPIKKLAEFYKDSDSEQYLLYLKKLDKISPLNTERKCEIGRVHLGREELDAAEVFFDQAVKCSIREAHGYLSQVMSGIAESLIEVSPSMAEKYYSKLLSVKSGNLSADDLETYNRLGIAMRKQGKWEMAVANYKEALKVAPNEAGLYYNIGLAYTDGKEYAKCAQSFNKAIKSDQEIYKKSPSVARNIAGIFLKVGMASEARRVIEEGVAAFPDDSKLKDLLKKIPN; the protein is encoded by the coding sequence TTCGCAGAGATTGTTTAAGCTATTTTCAAGACCAGTCTGCAGCTATGAGCGATATTCAAAATAAGGCAGGGGAAGGTCTTCCTGTTCTTGTTTTTGTTGAACGGCTTTTAAAAGGAAAATCTACCGCAGATTTTATCCAAAACACCCGTCAGCTTTTTCCGAATGTTAAAATTATTGTCTTAACCGGAGAAACCAGTGAAGACGAATTGATTTTTCTGCATGAGATCGGTGTAAATAATATTATTACCAAACCAGTTTCTGTGGACAGTCTTGTACAGAAGCTTGCTTTTACAATTAAACCGCAGGGTAAGCTCAATCAGCTGGTTCAGGTAGGTAAGGAATTACTGCGAAAAGGTGAGCTTGAAAAAGTAATGCACGTCAGTGCTAAGATCCTTGAAATTAAGCCTGACAGTCCTGCAGCCTTGATGTTGCTCGGGGATGCTTTAAGCGGGCTTGGCAGAAGAAGCGAAGCTCTTAAAGCTTTTTTAAAAGCTCACGAACAATCTACAGTTTTTATGGAGCCGATTAAAAAATTGGCTGAATTCTATAAAGATAGTGATAGTGAACAGTATTTATTGTACTTAAAGAAACTTGATAAGATCAGTCCCCTTAATACCGAGCGAAAGTGCGAAATAGGGCGCGTCCATTTAGGGCGCGAAGAGCTTGACGCAGCGGAAGTTTTTTTTGATCAGGCCGTAAAGTGTTCGATAAGAGAGGCTCATGGTTATCTTTCGCAGGTTATGAGCGGTATTGCTGAATCGCTGATCGAAGTTTCCCCCTCAATGGCTGAAAAATATTATAGCAAGCTTCTTTCTGTAAAATCGGGCAATCTTTCCGCTGATGATCTTGAAACGTATAATCGACTCGGGATCGCTATGCGAAAACAGGGCAAGTGGGAAATGGCTGTTGCCAACTACAAGGAAGCTCTTAAGGTCGCACCGAATGAAGCTGGCCTTTATTACAATATAGGGCTGGCTTATACTGACGGCAAAGAGTATGCTAAGTGTGCTCAGTCTTTCAATAAAGCCATAAAATCAGATCAGGAGATTTATAAAAAGTCTCCGTCTGTAGCTCGGAACATAGCAGGTATTTTTTTGAAAGTAGGTATGGCCAGCGAAGCTAGACGTGTAATTGAAGAAGGTGTGGCGGCTTTTCCTGATGATTCTAAACTGAAAGATTTGCTAAAAAAAATACCTAACTAG